Proteins from a single region of Aquirhabdus parva:
- a CDS encoding symmetrical bis(5'-nucleosyl)-tetraphosphatase, whose amino-acid sequence MPVRYNYVIGDLQGCFAATQALLKEINFDEKQDHLWFAGDLVARGEDSLATLRLVKQLCESGVAHTVLGNHDLNLLAVWRGFNKLKKNDRTAPIFDAPDAVVLLNWLRKQPLLLRPNPDYVLTHAGLPPTWTTEQAEHLAFEVALVLRGTFLELDRYLAHMFGNQPDQWSDELTGVERLRVITNYFTRMRLIDGDGRLELDFKEGLDAPMPKGFSPWFTWPTVVPRTEKVLFGHWAALEGAAPLSRMVALDGGCVWGGSLIAYRLEDGQRFETRSGCGLG is encoded by the coding sequence ATGCCCGTGCGCTATAATTATGTGATTGGTGATTTGCAAGGGTGTTTTGCTGCGACTCAAGCGCTACTTAAAGAAATCAATTTTGATGAAAAGCAGGATCACCTGTGGTTTGCAGGGGATCTTGTTGCACGCGGTGAGGATTCACTGGCGACGTTACGTCTGGTCAAGCAGTTATGTGAGTCTGGAGTTGCTCATACGGTTTTGGGTAATCATGACCTTAATCTGCTTGCAGTTTGGCGCGGGTTTAACAAACTGAAAAAAAATGACCGGACAGCCCCGATTTTCGATGCACCTGATGCAGTCGTACTCTTGAACTGGCTGCGTAAACAGCCTTTGTTGCTAAGACCAAATCCGGATTATGTGCTGACTCATGCCGGTTTGCCGCCGACATGGACGACTGAACAAGCGGAGCATCTGGCATTTGAAGTGGCTTTGGTACTCCGAGGCACTTTTCTTGAGCTTGATCGTTATTTGGCTCATATGTTTGGTAATCAGCCCGATCAATGGTCGGATGAGCTCACTGGTGTTGAGCGGCTACGTGTAATTACCAATTATTTCACACGCATGCGCTTGATTGATGGTGATGGCCGCTTAGAACTTGATTTTAAAGAAGGGCTAGATGCACCTATGCCCAAAGGATTCTCGCCTTGGTTCACGTGGCCGACAGTCGTTCCTCGTACAGAAAAAGTGCTTTTTGGGCATTGGGCGGCATTGGAAGGTGCTGCACCATTGAGCCGAATGGTCGCTTTGGATGGCGGCTGTGTGTGGGGTGGTAGTCTTATTGCTTATCGATTAGAAGATGGGCAACGGTTTGAAACGCGATCGGGCTGTGGACTCGGGTAA
- a CDS encoding DUF2147 domain-containing protein codes for MNTAFRTASNSFFLGALLCLSQISHAESSDISGTWRSIDDKTGYAKSLIKIEKNTNGLYSGKIIKVLSHAGYKPEEFCIDCPAPFTGKPIEGLNVLTGLKANPSEEGLYDGGKILDPLSGHIYSAKIKLNSDGKKLVIRGFIGFSLLGRSQTWYREDKAAE; via the coding sequence ATGAACACAGCCTTCCGCACCGCTTCCAACAGTTTTTTTCTGGGTGCGTTGCTATGCTTATCTCAAATCAGTCATGCAGAGAGTTCCGACATTTCAGGAACTTGGCGCAGCATTGATGATAAAACGGGTTATGCAAAATCACTGATTAAAATCGAAAAAAATACCAATGGGCTGTATAGCGGTAAAATTATTAAAGTCCTGTCTCATGCTGGCTATAAGCCTGAAGAGTTTTGTATTGATTGCCCCGCCCCATTTACTGGCAAACCCATTGAAGGTCTTAATGTCCTGACTGGACTCAAAGCAAACCCCAGCGAAGAAGGTTTATATGATGGCGGTAAAATTCTCGATCCGCTCAGCGGTCACATTTACAGCGCTAAAATTAAACTGAATAGCGATGGTAAAAAACTGGTTATTCGCGGTTTTATCGGTTTCTCACTGCTAGGTCGCAGCCAAACGTGGTATCGCGAAGATAAAGCAGCTGAATAA
- a CDS encoding DUF2252 domain-containing protein yields MVTPTRVSQHKLQQESAIDFNAVEKDFPHILDLTAHSPLGKLLDREANLALGRAQRKQVSRQVLTEISQRPRNFNLLSVYRASNVGRLPALLPVRARRMSISPFTFFRGLPLAMAMDLGREPHSGLFLQICGDCHLLNFGGFASPERHLLFGINDFDETIVGPFEWDLKRLATSFVIAAREISLSADEAQQAVRIVMESYRDYLQQMTNFSPLEVWYQSVDAKDVLAATESRKTRKIRATKMTEARHNTSKAVVPKWTELNGEGKRKFIDEPPLIFHPKEGDPFAAGVRPFFERYRESLPEDRQTLFDRYRLTDIAIKVVGVGSVGTRCAVAMFESADSEKNGTEPLILQMKEARRSVLADFVPVHYANQGARVVHGQHMMQAASDIFLGWATSGRVKTNYYVRQLRDMKMSIDIEEMDGTYLMEYAKSCGMALAHAHGKAGNPAVITGYLGKSDRFIQTMQRYAVAYADRNEADYAVFMKAVVAGKIKRSD; encoded by the coding sequence ATGGTGACACCAACCCGTGTGAGTCAGCATAAACTGCAGCAGGAAAGCGCAATTGATTTCAATGCTGTTGAAAAAGATTTTCCGCATATTTTGGATCTGACCGCACATAGTCCTTTGGGAAAACTATTGGACCGGGAAGCGAATCTTGCGCTGGGTCGTGCTCAGCGGAAACAAGTATCACGGCAGGTTTTAACCGAGATTTCCCAACGCCCCCGAAATTTTAATTTATTGTCCGTGTATCGCGCTTCAAATGTAGGGCGATTACCCGCACTGTTGCCAGTACGTGCCAGACGCATGTCAATTTCGCCATTCACGTTTTTTCGTGGCTTACCGCTGGCGATGGCGATGGATCTGGGACGAGAGCCCCATAGTGGTTTGTTTTTACAGATATGTGGTGATTGTCACCTGCTTAATTTCGGTGGTTTTGCGAGTCCTGAACGACATTTACTGTTTGGGATTAATGACTTTGATGAAACTATTGTGGGTCCTTTTGAGTGGGACCTCAAACGTCTTGCCACCAGTTTTGTGATAGCGGCGCGCGAGATATCTTTGTCAGCAGACGAGGCACAGCAGGCCGTGCGTATCGTCATGGAGTCTTATCGCGACTATCTACAACAGATGACCAATTTCTCCCCACTTGAAGTCTGGTATCAAAGCGTCGATGCTAAAGATGTACTCGCAGCGACGGAAAGTCGAAAAACGCGTAAGATTCGTGCGACCAAAATGACTGAAGCACGCCACAATACCAGTAAAGCCGTTGTACCCAAATGGACTGAACTGAATGGGGAAGGTAAGAGAAAATTCATTGACGAACCGCCCCTAATTTTTCATCCCAAAGAGGGAGATCCCTTTGCAGCAGGTGTGCGTCCTTTTTTTGAACGCTATCGAGAGAGCTTGCCTGAAGATCGACAAACGTTATTTGATCGTTATCGCCTAACCGATATCGCTATTAAAGTAGTCGGGGTAGGGAGTGTGGGAACGCGCTGTGCCGTTGCTATGTTTGAAAGTGCGGATTCTGAAAAAAATGGCACTGAGCCATTAATTCTACAAATGAAAGAGGCGCGTCGATCGGTGTTGGCAGATTTTGTGCCTGTGCATTATGCCAATCAAGGTGCCAGGGTGGTGCATGGACAACATATGATGCAAGCGGCCAGTGACATTTTCTTGGGCTGGGCAACTAGTGGGCGGGTCAAAACCAATTATTATGTGCGTCAATTGCGTGATATGAAGATGTCGATTGATATCGAAGAGATGGATGGTACTTATCTCATGGAATATGCCAAAAGCTGTGGTATGGCGCTTGCACATGCCCATGGCAAAGCCGGCAATCCTGCCGTGATCACGGGCTATTTAGGAAAGAGTGATCGCTTCATTCAAACCATGCAACGCTATGCCGTAGCCTATGCTGATCGTAATGAAGCGGACTACGCCGTGTTTATGAAGGCCGTTGTTGCGGGAAAAATTAAGCGTTCGGATTAA
- a CDS encoding AraC family transcriptional regulator, with protein MTYHAMKQAGLDCAAIFASVGMPDSPPDPNVRQINSPQGQFWAAAEKVSGDPDIGLHIGGAMPAFRGQVIEYLFLSSPTFGEGLERTLRYHRLLTDALHIKFRIEGDSAILYGFEHPVRHYLECAVAALITFLWHVTDSKFQAQEICFIYEKGASAIDYERIYRCPVHLGADEGIIRFDAKFLERPSPAAEPQLLTVHENLALQRISDLDRRELVHKIEGELAGLLELGEVTLESVATLLNKNPRTLRADLAHIGTHFNDVVANYRKRLAQQLLAQTQAPLDQIVYQTGFSEPSAFIRAFKRWTGETPMSYRARKQPEGKH; from the coding sequence ATGACGTACCATGCAATGAAGCAAGCTGGGCTAGACTGCGCGGCAATCTTTGCCAGTGTAGGTATGCCGGATTCGCCACCAGACCCCAACGTGCGTCAAATCAACTCACCTCAAGGGCAATTTTGGGCAGCTGCTGAAAAAGTCAGCGGAGATCCCGATATCGGACTGCATATCGGTGGAGCGATGCCCGCTTTTCGGGGTCAAGTCATCGAATATCTTTTCTTGAGCAGCCCTACCTTTGGTGAGGGGCTGGAGCGCACGCTTCGTTACCATCGTCTTCTCACGGATGCACTGCATATTAAGTTTAGAATTGAAGGAGATAGCGCGATTCTCTATGGCTTTGAGCATCCAGTCAGACACTACTTAGAATGCGCAGTTGCGGCATTGATCACGTTTCTATGGCACGTTACTGACTCGAAATTTCAGGCTCAAGAAATCTGCTTCATCTACGAAAAAGGCGCATCTGCTATAGACTATGAACGTATCTACCGCTGCCCAGTGCATCTTGGGGCGGATGAGGGCATCATTCGCTTTGATGCAAAGTTTCTAGAACGCCCCTCACCAGCAGCTGAACCGCAACTCTTGACTGTACATGAAAACCTGGCACTGCAACGTATATCCGATTTGGATCGTCGTGAATTGGTTCATAAAATTGAAGGTGAGTTAGCTGGTTTACTGGAACTTGGAGAGGTCACGCTGGAAAGTGTTGCAACCCTACTGAATAAAAATCCACGCACTTTGCGTGCAGATCTAGCCCATATCGGAACCCACTTTAATGACGTTGTAGCGAATTACCGTAAACGTTTAGCACAGCAGCTATTGGCCCAGACTCAAGCCCCTTTAGATCAAATCGTTTATCAAACAGGATTTTCAGAACCTTCTGCATTTATCCGGGCATTTAAACGTTGGACGGGTGAAACCCCGATGAGCTACCGCGCACGTAAGCAACCTGAAGGTAAGCATTGA
- a CDS encoding cytochrome b, whose amino-acid sequence MSWIDARFPLTSTYKKHMSQYYVPKNLNIWYIFGVLSMMMLVNQLVTGIWLTMMYNPSSGGAFDSIEYIMRDVDAGWLIRYMHSTGASMLFIAVYLHMFRGLLYGSYQKPRELVWFIGMGLFVCLMAEGFFGYLLPWGNMSYWGAQVILNLPAAVPGVGDSLSTWVRGDFTISGITLNRFFALHVVALPLLLLILLVMHIIALHHVGSNNPDGIDIKKLKDKKGIPLDGIPFHPYYTVHDLVGVVVFLILFFGIVFFFPTGGGYFLESANFEPANPLKTPVHIAPVWYFTPFYAILRAIPDQLGGVIALAGAVAIPFLLPILDRSPVKSMRYKGRLSRIALGIFVVSFLVLGILGMTPADHPIIPFINNQLLAQLFTLLYFLYFLLMPFYTGAETYRLPPDRVTGGRK is encoded by the coding sequence TTGTCATGGATTGATGCCCGCTTCCCGCTCACATCAACCTATAAAAAACACATGTCACAGTACTATGTGCCAAAGAATCTCAATATTTGGTATATCTTCGGCGTGCTCTCAATGATGATGCTGGTGAATCAGCTCGTCACTGGCATTTGGTTGACCATGATGTACAACCCAAGCAGCGGCGGCGCATTTGATTCCATTGAATACATCATGCGCGATGTTGATGCCGGTTGGTTGATTCGCTATATGCACTCAACTGGGGCATCCATGCTGTTTATCGCGGTCTATCTGCATATGTTTCGCGGATTGCTGTATGGTTCTTATCAAAAACCACGTGAACTGGTTTGGTTCATTGGCATGGGCTTATTTGTCTGCTTGATGGCAGAAGGTTTCTTTGGCTATCTGCTGCCTTGGGGCAATATGTCCTATTGGGGCGCGCAAGTCATTCTGAATCTGCCCGCGGCTGTGCCGGGGGTCGGTGACTCACTATCGACTTGGGTACGCGGTGATTTCACCATTTCAGGCATTACCCTCAATCGTTTTTTTGCATTGCATGTCGTTGCTCTTCCCCTTTTGTTATTGATTTTATTAGTGATGCACATCATCGCGCTGCATCATGTCGGTTCGAACAATCCTGACGGCATCGACATCAAAAAGCTCAAAGATAAAAAAGGCATCCCACTAGACGGTATCCCTTTTCACCCCTACTACACCGTGCACGATCTGGTCGGCGTCGTGGTCTTCTTAATCCTCTTCTTCGGCATCGTGTTCTTCTTCCCCACAGGTGGAGGCTACTTCTTAGAGTCCGCAAACTTTGAACCGGCTAACCCATTAAAAACGCCGGTTCATATTGCCCCGGTCTGGTATTTCACCCCTTTCTACGCCATTTTGAGGGCAATCCCCGATCAACTGGGCGGCGTCATTGCTTTGGCTGGTGCAGTCGCCATTCCGTTCTTGTTGCCCATTCTGGACCGATCACCCGTGAAGTCGATGCGCTACAAAGGGCGACTGTCACGGATTGCACTGGGTATCTTTGTTGTTAGCTTTCTCGTTCTAGGCATTCTGGGTATGACACCCGCTGATCATCCGATTATTCCCTTTATCAATAATCAGTTACTTGCCCAGCTCTTTACTCTTTTGTATTTTCTATACTTTCTACTTATGCCTTTTTATACCGGAGCGGAAACCTACCGATTGCCTCCAGATCGCGTTACAGGAGGTCGAAAATGA
- the petA gene encoding ubiquinol-cytochrome c reductase iron-sulfur subunit, giving the protein MSRDSEAEIVNVSRRRMLIGTTAAMGAVGVVAALTPFVESWNPSARARADSAPVSQDISALEAGQMIVIEWQKKPIYVVRRTDDMLYNLSINDPILRDPESTESKQPDYAKNEYRSRDPHILVMVAVCTHLGCAPNYRPEIGVPELSTDWVGGFFCACHGSKYDLAGRVFQDVPAPRNMEIPKHKLVGNILTIGEDA; this is encoded by the coding sequence ATGAGTCGCGATTCTGAAGCCGAGATCGTCAATGTCAGTCGGCGTCGCATGCTCATTGGAACCACTGCTGCCATGGGCGCGGTCGGTGTCGTTGCGGCGTTAACCCCTTTTGTTGAATCATGGAACCCCAGTGCTCGAGCCCGCGCAGATAGTGCACCCGTCTCGCAAGATATCAGCGCTCTTGAAGCAGGGCAGATGATCGTGATCGAGTGGCAAAAGAAACCCATTTATGTCGTCCGCCGCACGGATGATATGCTGTATAACCTCTCCATCAATGACCCAATATTACGTGATCCAGAATCTACTGAATCCAAGCAACCAGATTATGCTAAAAACGAGTATCGTTCTCGTGACCCACATATCCTGGTCATGGTTGCCGTCTGTACCCACTTAGGCTGCGCCCCAAACTACCGACCTGAAATTGGCGTCCCAGAGCTAAGTACCGACTGGGTTGGTGGTTTTTTCTGTGCCTGCCATGGCTCTAAATATGATTTAGCGGGTCGTGTTTTTCAGGATGTACCTGCTCCTCGCAATATGGAAATTCCCAAACATAAATTGGTAGGCAATATCCTGACCATTGGCGAGGATGCATGA
- the pdxA gene encoding 4-hydroxythreonine-4-phosphate dehydrogenase PdxA yields MLPLYLTTGEPAGIGIDITLALAALPFGQRIDRPLVVLADPALMLRRARKLGLDVNLIDYMGQEIPAPIGSLYIRPVPLRVSVVDGQLNPLNAPYVLEQLSVAADACLHGRAAGVVTAPVQKSVINEAGIAFSGHTEYFQERAGVAKVVMMLATRTLRVALATTHLPLRAVPDAITPALLTQILTILIHDLRTKFAIAQPKILVCGLNPHAGEGGYLGREEIEVIEPVLAEFRAQGIDVGHALPADTLFTPRLLKDADAVLAMYHDQGLPVLKALGFGEAVNITLGLPFIRTSVDHGTALDLAGTGRAEAGSLVVAVQLANELANAHL; encoded by the coding sequence ATTTTACCGCTTTACCTCACCACAGGCGAGCCAGCAGGGATTGGGATTGACATCACCTTGGCGCTCGCAGCACTTCCCTTCGGGCAGCGCATTGATCGCCCACTCGTCGTACTTGCTGATCCCGCTCTGATGCTGCGTCGAGCACGGAAGTTAGGTTTAGACGTGAACTTGATTGATTATATGGGGCAGGAGATCCCTGCACCGATAGGCAGTCTGTATATCCGCCCCGTACCGTTACGCGTATCAGTCGTGGATGGTCAGCTAAATCCTTTAAATGCGCCTTACGTGTTAGAGCAGCTTTCGGTTGCTGCCGATGCCTGTCTGCATGGGCGAGCCGCAGGTGTCGTGACGGCCCCCGTACAGAAGTCAGTCATCAATGAAGCAGGTATCGCGTTTAGTGGTCATACTGAATATTTTCAGGAAAGAGCGGGTGTCGCGAAAGTGGTTATGATGCTGGCGACGCGGACATTGCGGGTCGCACTCGCAACGACGCATTTGCCCCTTCGGGCGGTGCCGGATGCCATTACACCTGCACTACTCACTCAGATTTTGACGATTTTGATTCATGACTTGCGTACAAAATTTGCGATTGCTCAGCCGAAGATACTGGTGTGCGGACTCAATCCTCATGCGGGTGAAGGCGGCTATTTAGGTCGCGAAGAAATTGAGGTGATTGAGCCTGTGCTTGCCGAATTCCGCGCGCAAGGTATTGATGTCGGGCATGCGTTGCCTGCGGACACCTTATTTACCCCACGCTTATTAAAGGATGCAGATGCCGTATTGGCGATGTATCACGACCAAGGTTTACCCGTACTTAAGGCACTTGGTTTTGGTGAGGCGGTCAATATTACGCTCGGTCTACCGTTTATCCGAACCTCAGTTGATCATGGCACTGCGCTTGATCTGGCTGGTACGGGTCGAGCCGAGGCGGGGAGTTTGGTTGTAGCGGTGCAGTTGGCGAATGAGCTGGCGAATGCTCACCTCTAG
- the rpsI gene encoding 30S ribosomal protein S9, protein MTTQRNYGTGRRKTATARVFLSPGSGALTINNKTLDQYFARETSRMIVRQPLELVDGIAKYDIFVTVKGGGMSGQAGAIRHGITRALYASDETLKTALRQAGFVTRDAREVERKKIGLRKARKRPQYSKR, encoded by the coding sequence ATGACTACACAACGTAATTACGGCACTGGTCGCCGCAAGACCGCTACCGCTCGTGTGTTCCTGTCTCCAGGTTCAGGCGCGTTGACCATCAACAACAAAACGCTCGATCAATATTTTGCACGTGAAACTTCACGTATGATCGTTCGTCAACCACTTGAGTTGGTTGATGGCATCGCAAAATACGACATTTTCGTCACCGTAAAAGGCGGCGGCATGAGCGGTCAAGCGGGTGCAATTCGTCACGGGATCACTCGTGCACTGTATGCATCTGACGAAACGCTGAAAACTGCACTGCGTCAAGCTGGTTTTGTTACCCGTGATGCGCGTGAAGTTGAACGTAAGAAAATCGGTCTACGCAAAGCGCGTAAACGTCCTCAATACTCAAAACGTTAA
- a CDS encoding ClpXP protease specificity-enhancing factor — protein sequence MNTPITVTPTRPYLVRAIYEWINDNALTPYLLINAEEHGVFVPQQYIKDGQIVLNIAPHAVQQLLMDNDSVGFSARFGGVSQQVYVPIRAIMGLYARENGQGLFFDASEYPAEHEDDTALSSDQERSADEVEAPKKPSLRVLD from the coding sequence ATGAACACACCCATAACTGTCACCCCAACACGCCCCTACCTTGTGCGTGCGATCTATGAATGGATCAATGACAATGCGCTAACGCCTTATCTATTAATCAATGCGGAAGAACATGGTGTATTTGTCCCACAGCAATATATCAAAGACGGTCAAATTGTACTGAATATCGCACCACATGCGGTTCAACAATTACTAATGGACAATGATTCCGTCGGATTTAGCGCACGATTTGGCGGGGTTTCCCAACAAGTTTATGTCCCGATTCGCGCCATCATGGGACTCTATGCCCGTGAGAATGGTCAAGGCTTATTCTTTGATGCCAGCGAATATCCAGCCGAACATGAAGATGATACTGCGCTATCCAGTGACCAAGAGCGCTCTGCGGATGAAGTAGAAGCACCGAAAAAGCCAAGCTTGCGTGTTCTGGACTGA
- a CDS encoding cytochrome c1 yields MKISITKYLFLPALTLCSVLLMTGRAAYAENCGTFTTPDPAHPGQLIHHDYACQAAPIDITNQASLKRGAELFMTTCVSCHSLKYLRYERMAADLALSPEQIKTYMALTNSKIYDGIDAKTDAEMQKKAFGVAPPDLSLEARSHGPDWIYTYLLSFYPDNKRPLGFNNKVIKDVAMPNVLAGLHQQLGDKAFAAQVGDLVNFLNYASEPKQHIRKIYGLFVIGFLLLFLIPVYLLNKEYWKDVK; encoded by the coding sequence ATGAAGATCAGCATCACTAAGTATCTATTTCTTCCTGCTCTTACGCTTTGCAGTGTACTCCTTATGACAGGCCGTGCCGCATATGCCGAAAATTGTGGCACATTCACAACACCTGATCCTGCACATCCCGGGCAGTTGATCCATCATGACTATGCATGTCAGGCGGCACCCATTGATATCACGAATCAAGCCTCACTCAAACGCGGTGCAGAGCTATTTATGACCACATGTGTAAGCTGCCATTCTTTGAAATATCTACGCTATGAACGCATGGCGGCGGATCTGGCACTCTCCCCAGAGCAGATCAAAACATATATGGCACTGACCAATTCTAAGATTTACGACGGAATCGATGCGAAGACCGATGCAGAAATGCAAAAAAAAGCCTTTGGTGTCGCTCCACCGGATTTAAGCTTGGAAGCACGTTCGCATGGCCCAGACTGGATCTACACCTATTTACTCAGTTTCTATCCCGATAATAAGCGGCCATTGGGCTTTAATAATAAAGTGATCAAAGATGTCGCGATGCCCAATGTACTGGCAGGTCTGCATCAGCAGCTCGGGGATAAAGCATTCGCAGCTCAAGTGGGCGATCTGGTGAATTTCTTAAACTATGCCTCAGAACCCAAACAACACATACGCAAGATTTATGGCTTGTTTGTCATCGGATTCTTACTGCTGTTTTTAATTCCTGTGTATCTACTGAATAAAGAATATTGGAAGGATGTAAAATAA
- the rplM gene encoding 50S ribosomal protein L13, with product MKTISAKPENVTRDWFVVDANGKTLGRIATEIASRLRGKHKPSYTPHVDTGDYIIVINADKVQVTGKKAQDKMYYRHSEFPGGLKETNFTKLIAHKPTDVLHRAIKGMLPKGPLGFAMITKLKLYAGATHPHEAQQPQVLEL from the coding sequence ATGAAAACTATCAGCGCAAAGCCAGAAAACGTCACACGCGACTGGTTTGTCGTCGACGCAAACGGCAAAACCCTCGGTCGCATCGCGACTGAAATCGCGAGTCGTCTGCGCGGCAAGCACAAACCTAGCTACACACCGCACGTCGATACAGGTGATTACATCATCGTTATCAATGCGGACAAAGTACAAGTTACTGGCAAAAAAGCTCAGGACAAAATGTACTATCGCCACAGTGAATTCCCAGGCGGCTTGAAAGAAACCAACTTCACCAAGTTGATCGCTCATAAGCCTACTGATGTTCTTCATCGTGCTATCAAAGGCATGCTTCCAAAAGGTCCTCTTGGCTTTGCCATGATCACCAAACTGAAGCTATATGCAGGTGCAACACATCCGCATGAAGCACAACAACCACAAGTTCTGGAACTGTAA
- a CDS encoding glutathione S-transferase N-terminal domain-containing protein → MSTASSGNTTSLSTQANLPLQNGLFLYAHPDAHHSHRVRLALAEKDIEYTLILVDPDDRPEDLAALNPYNTLPTLVERELRLFESRIILEYLDDRYRQTRLHPDSPSARALVKQYAWRIERDWLVAADILLTDPSSLDVKKAAAARKALTDSLISLSPLFGHQPYFLSDTFGLCDCLLAPVLWRLPQMGIQLTPNLAKPLLTYCQRLFDRPAFVRSLTAQERARNRD, encoded by the coding sequence ATGTCTACAGCTTCGTCTGGCAACACCACGTCTTTATCAACACAAGCAAATCTTCCTCTACAAAATGGCTTGTTCTTATATGCGCATCCTGACGCGCATCATAGCCATCGTGTTAGATTGGCATTGGCTGAAAAAGACATCGAATACACCCTGATCCTCGTCGATCCCGATGATCGTCCTGAAGACCTCGCTGCGCTAAACCCCTATAACACACTGCCCACTTTGGTTGAACGCGAATTACGCCTGTTTGAAAGTCGTATCATCTTAGAATACTTAGATGATCGCTATCGCCAGACTCGCTTACATCCCGACTCTCCGAGCGCACGGGCATTGGTGAAACAATATGCGTGGCGGATTGAGCGCGATTGGCTCGTCGCAGCAGATATTTTGCTGACAGACCCCTCATCGCTAGATGTCAAGAAAGCAGCAGCAGCCAGAAAAGCCCTGACTGATTCGTTGATTAGCTTATCACCACTATTTGGACATCAGCCGTATTTCTTAAGTGATACCTTCGGCCTATGTGATTGCTTGCTGGCTCCAGTACTATGGCGTTTGCCACAAATGGGGATACAGTTGACACCTAATTTGGCCAAACCGCTGCTCACCTATTGCCAACGTCTATTTGATCGCCCCGCATTTGTTCGCTCGCTTACCGCGCAAGAACGCGCCAGAAACCGAGATTAG
- a CDS encoding metal-dependent hydrolase: MNAAVHPNHHPLKARRVEFDLSNSPLHWIPNDAFASHAINGVNLLLPAGEFWFCRIFNKALPYVTDPILRSDVQGFIRQEAIHARAHASAQDFLHAHGMNTDEVLGRVNWLFEELLGDAPLGISALKLKSLEKPWLILRVGIIATIEHFTGVLGQWSLDNTSWDLADPVVADLFRWHLAEEVEHRTVAFDLYEHLCQNQLGFYVSRQALMAAVFPLFLYFLASTGRNLARQDTDAESLKLGKQSLLRLVLKLETVGRKTENVPKLSFLTLATIRWISPKFNPIDEGNTQQALDYFAKSPAVQAIKTY, encoded by the coding sequence ATGAATGCAGCCGTTCACCCAAATCATCATCCATTAAAAGCACGTCGTGTCGAATTTGATCTATCCAATTCACCACTGCATTGGATTCCAAACGATGCCTTCGCGTCGCATGCGATCAATGGGGTTAATTTACTGCTGCCTGCTGGTGAGTTCTGGTTCTGCCGCATTTTTAATAAAGCCCTACCCTATGTAACCGACCCCATTCTACGTTCTGATGTGCAGGGTTTTATCCGCCAAGAGGCCATTCATGCGCGTGCTCACGCAAGTGCCCAAGACTTTCTTCATGCGCATGGCATGAATACAGATGAAGTACTAGGCCGTGTCAACTGGCTCTTCGAGGAGCTATTAGGAGATGCCCCTTTAGGAATATCGGCGCTGAAACTCAAATCCCTTGAAAAACCCTGGCTCATCTTACGTGTAGGTATCATTGCAACCATTGAACACTTCACTGGCGTTCTGGGTCAGTGGTCATTGGATAATACCTCATGGGATCTTGCTGATCCTGTCGTTGCTGATCTATTTCGCTGGCATCTCGCAGAAGAAGTCGAGCATCGTACCGTTGCATTTGATTTATACGAGCATCTCTGCCAAAACCAACTCGGGTTTTATGTGAGTCGACAAGCGCTAATGGCGGCCGTATTCCCGCTATTCCTCTACTTCTTGGCATCGACTGGGCGCAATCTTGCACGTCAAGATACTGATGCAGAAAGTCTCAAACTCGGTAAACAATCTCTATTACGCCTAGTGCTTAAACTGGAAACCGTTGGGCGTAAAACAGAGAATGTGCCTAAGTTAAGCTTCCTGACGCTTGCAACAATTCGTTGGATTTCTCCAAAATTTAATCCGATTGATGAAGGGAATACCCAGCAAGCGCTCGATTACTTTGCAAAATCTCCAGCAGTGCAAGCCATCAAGACGTATTAA